CGGAGGAAATGATCGAAAAACTCATGGACGACGCGAAAAAACTCACGGAAAATCCCGTGGCCGGAGACCGGGTCGGGACCCTTTTCCGGGACAGACGGGGCTATTTTCATTACCGCAGATTTTTGCTGCAGACGGTAACAGGGGATTTTTCAGGCCTCAAAATCATCCTCGATACGGCAAACGGCGCGGCGTACCAGATCGCAAAAGACGTGTTTTCGACTTTATCGGCGGAGGTCGTGGCGATCCACGACGCCCCCGACGGGCTCAACATCAACCGGGACTGCGGCTCGACCCATCCGGAGGTCCTCTCCCGGGTCGTCACGGGCTACGGGGCGGATCTGGGCTTTGCCTTTGACGGCGACGCCGACAGACTTATCGTCATAGACCGGCGGGGGAAAATCGTCGACGGCGACAAGGTCATCGCGGTTCTGGCCGAAGCGCTTCTGAAAAAGGGAAAACTCCCGGGGAACAAAGTTGTGACGACCGTCATGAGCAATATGGGCCTTGAGAATTTTCTCAAAGAAAAGGGCGTCCAAATGCTGCGGGCCCAGGTCGGAGACCGTTACGTGCTGGAGCTTATGCGAAGCGAAGGGGCAACCTTGGGGGGCGAACAGTCGGGACACGTGATCCTCTCCGATTACGCCGTCACGGGAGACGGGATTTTGACGGCGCTAAAACTCCTTGAGACCCTGAAGGAAGCGGGAAAACCCCTGGACGAAGTCATCTCGGGAATCGAGGACTGGCCCCAGACGCTGATCAATATTACCGTATCGGCGGAAAAGAAAAAGACCTGGGACAAAAATCCCGAAATCGCCGCCTGGCTCGCGAAAGCGGAGAAAAAAATGAAGGGGCGGGGGAGAATCCTCGTCCGGGCCTCGGGAACCGAGCCCTTGATCCGGGTCATGACAGAAGGGCGGGACCGGAGCCTTGTGGAAAAAACCGCCAGGGAGACGGCCGCCTATCTGGCCGAAGTCCTCGGCTGACAAATTGAACAAAAGAGGTGGGCGATGTATCACTATCTTTCGGGCATTTACGACAGCTTTATGGCCTACGCCGACTATGGCAAATGGGAGGCGCTCGTTGCGGAAACCATAGGTAAAACAGGCGTCCCCCGGGAGGCGGTTCTCGATCTTGGCTGCGGTACCGGGACGCTTCTTTTTCTGTTGGAACCGAAATTTCAAAGACTCAAAGGCCTCGATCTCTCGGATAAAATGCTGGCCCTGGCCCGGAAAAAATACCGGCGAGCCGTGGCCGCGGGGGAAAACGCGGCGGGCAAAATAGAATTTGTGTCGGGCGATATGATTTCCTTCGAATTTCCCGAAAAATACCCGCTGATCACGTCTTTCTTCGATACGGTGAACCACATTTTGTCCGAAGAGGAGCTGAGTTGCCACTTTCGTTCGGTCAAAAACGCCTTGACGCCCGGCGGCGTCTATATTTTCGATCTCGTGGACAGGGCGTTTATGGGGGAAATGTTTCCGCAAAACAGCTATGTGGACAATCGCGAGGAATTTTGCTGCATCTGGGAGCTTGAGCGGGACGAGGACATCGACTACATCAAGGCCACGTACTTTATCCGGGAGAAGGGGGAGAGTTACAAAAAATATTACGAGGTCTATACGAAAAAAATTTTTTCCGCCGAAAGTATACAAAAATGTATTGAAAAAAGCGGCCTTGTGACCGTGGAAAGGAAACGTCACAAAGACCTTATGGGTTCACGCTGGGTCTATGTCCTCAAAAGTTAGGGCTTGACAAAGAGGGTTTCGTATACTACAATTAAAATTAGAATCCAATCTGAATAATAAGGAAAGAGGAGCCTATGGATATTCAATTTCAAGAACTGATCGACAAAATAAAAAAAGACGGCATTGAAAG
The Fusobacteriaceae bacterium DNA segment above includes these coding regions:
- the glmM gene encoding phosphoglucosamine mutase; amino-acid sequence: MKKYFGTDGIRGEANRELTAERAFLLGAALGYWMNRENPRGKNALLVGRDTRISGAMLASALSAGANAQGVDVKFLGVLPTPAVAYLTKESKAGAGVVISASHNPAKDNGLKVFGPDGYKIPDETEEMIEKLMDDAKKLTENPVAGDRVGTLFRDRRGYFHYRRFLLQTVTGDFSGLKIILDTANGAAYQIAKDVFSTLSAEVVAIHDAPDGLNINRDCGSTHPEVLSRVVTGYGADLGFAFDGDADRLIVIDRRGKIVDGDKVIAVLAEALLKKGKLPGNKVVTTVMSNMGLENFLKEKGVQMLRAQVGDRYVLELMRSEGATLGGEQSGHVILSDYAVTGDGILTALKLLETLKEAGKPLDEVISGIEDWPQTLINITVSAEKKKTWDKNPEIAAWLAKAEKKMKGRGRILVRASGTEPLIRVMTEGRDRSLVEKTARETAAYLAEVLG
- a CDS encoding class I SAM-dependent methyltransferase, with protein sequence MYHYLSGIYDSFMAYADYGKWEALVAETIGKTGVPREAVLDLGCGTGTLLFLLEPKFQRLKGLDLSDKMLALARKKYRRAVAAGENAAGKIEFVSGDMISFEFPEKYPLITSFFDTVNHILSEEELSCHFRSVKNALTPGGVYIFDLVDRAFMGEMFPQNSYVDNREEFCCIWELERDEDIDYIKATYFIREKGESYKKYYEVYTKKIFSAESIQKCIEKSGLVTVERKRHKDLMGSRWVYVLKS